In one Maniola hyperantus chromosome 6, iAphHyp1.2, whole genome shotgun sequence genomic region, the following are encoded:
- the LOC138402430 gene encoding uncharacterized protein — protein MVRTRSRANSASRSTQQPVAGAATMHSGDGEVFVDVRTSTPPLAGPSSAGASAPSSPPQYGRERPDLAQLAQFGSAPPTAAVPPQPILMTDQQLILLLQSLRAPQGGPPPSTTVSTNLAKCTSRYNGVADVLAFIDSVQIYKDCVGVSDDIALRGLPMLLTDFAATWWQGVKHSVASWQEALTLLRQTFGPRLPPHKIYREIFSREQGKERTDVFVCRVRALIAQLPPNTLTENPVQLDIVYGLLHKRIREKVLRSAVSSFAELLQQARVVEEVLEEGSSPTGNYTATPTHLPPPVTPALTSPTPAEVKPEETSQDKPRLRCSFCKMFGHAKDDCRRLKDKTTSTPVKSEPVITPSELRPSINCFGCGAPGVIRSNCQTCREKNATLPSPTAFQSVSVDGAVLNPRVRPLLKIEVFGSVGTALLDTGAKQSVASVSLTKHLRSNGQVFNSVETELRFADGSQRIQIVETALVNVKVQEREITTLFMVLPGAIDSLLGMNFIKDAGMVLDFGNNRFSLHSTGFFELQYQNTNHAVVSAAVGLSEGVLVSPADKGKLAVPLEKKEGIFSVGGGPTPFSMPRIDSAPISTLPYGGTPAKQEIVRVERQQHLTKEAADKARLLRAVHKVGDLVMIESHSLSQSTQGLTSNFVPQWEGPYRVSRIVSLNTYEVVDGENIPHGKYHASLLTPYVGLGGAIISNRKRGRLRKKHECQASSSAFCWLVGGGYSDHCSVPFPAPRARGVPGGYF, from the coding sequence ATGGTGCGGACACGGTCGCGTGCAAACAGTGCTTCGCGCAGTACGCAGCAGCCTGTAGCTGGTGCTGCTACAATGCATTCAGGTGATGGAGAGGTATTCGTGGACGTGCGTACATCCACGCCGCCGCTAGCGGGACCGTCGTCCGCTGGCGCCTCCGCCCCATCGTCGCCGCCGCAGTACGGGCGTGAGCGGCCTGACCTCGCGCAGTTGGCACAGTTCGGGTCGGCTCCGCCCACCGCCGCAGTACCACcacaaccaattttaatgaCGGACCAacagttaatattattattgcaatCCTTACGGGCGCCGCAAGGCGGGCCGCCACCGTCGACGACTGTAAGTACTAACTTAGCTAAATGTACATCGAGGTACAACGGTGTCGCCGATGTGCTAGCTTTCATAGACTCGGTGCAAATCTATAAAGACTGTGTAGGGGTAAGTGATGACATAGCCCTAAGAGGCCTGCCGATGCTGCTGACGGACTTTGCGGCTACATGGTGGCAGGGCGTTAAGCACTCGGTCGCAAGTTGGCAAGAAGCACTGACGTTGCTTCGACAGACATTCGGGCCGCGCCTCCCACCACACAAAATTTATAGAGAGATTTTTAGCCGTGAGCAAGGTAAAGAGCGTACAGACGTGTTCGTATGTAGGGTTAGAGCCCTGATCGCTCAATTACCCCCAAACACACTGACAGAGAACCCTGTCCAGCTAGACATAGTCTATGGGCTCCTCCATAAGAGAATAAGGGAGAAGGTACTGAGGAGTGCTGTCAGCTCGTTCGCGGAGTTACTTCAACAGGCACGGGTGGTAGAGGAGGTCCTGGAGGAAGGTTCGTCTCCTACCGGGAACTATACGGCCACGCCTACCCACCTACCGCCGCCTGTCACGCCGGCTTTGACGTCACCAACACCTGCAGAGGTGAAGCCAGAGGAAACCTCCCAAGACAAGCCCAGACTCAGGTGTTCATTTTGTAAGATGTTTGGCCACGCCAAGGATGACTGCCGCAGACTCAAGGATAAGACCACTTCAACTCCAGTGAAGAGTGAACCTGTCATAACACCGTCGGAGCTGCGCCCGTCCATAAATTGTTTTGGATGCGGTGCGCCCGGGGTTATAAGGTCAAATTGCCAGACGTGCAGAGAGAAGAACGCTACGCTCCCATCACCGACAGCGTTTCAATCCGTGTCCGTGGATGGAGCCGTGTTAAACCCGCGTGTGCGCCCATTATTAAAAATCGAAGTGTTTGGATCTGTAGGTACGGCATTGCTTGATACCGGTGCCAAACAATCAGTGGCTAGTGTTAGCTTAACAAAGCATTTAAGGTCAAATGGCCAAGTGTTTAATAGTGTAGAAACTGAATTGCGTTTTGCTGACGGAAGTCAACGTATACAGATTGTAGAGACGGCCTTAGTGAATGTAAAGGTGCAGGAAAGGGAGATTACGACTCTTTTTATGGTCTTGCCTGGCGCTATAGACTCCTTATTAGGGATGAACTTTATTAAGGACGCTGGCATGGTGCTTGATTTTGGGAACAATCGTTTCTCTTTACATTCTACGGGATTTTTCGAACTACAATATCAAAACACTAACCACGCTGTGGTTAGTGCGGCAGTTGGTCTCAGCGAGGGCGTACTCGTGTCACCAGCCGATAAAGGAAAATTGGCGGTGCCACTAGAAAAGAAGGAAGGCATCTTTAGTGTAGGGGGAGGGCCGACGCCTTTTAGCATGCCTAGGATTGATTCCGCGCCCATTTCTACGCTGCCTTACGGGGGAACACCCGCTAAGCAGGAGATCGTAAGAGTCGAACGACAACAACATCTTACTAAGGAAGCTGCGGACAAAGCCCGCCTTCTAAGGGCAGTCCATAAAGTAGGGGACCTCGTCATGATAGAAAGTCATAGTCTAAGTCAATCGACGCAAGGATTGACGTCAAACTTTGTCCCTCAATGGGAAGGTCCGTATAGGGTTAGTAGGATCGTTTCCCTTAACACGTATGAGGTAGTGGATGGGGAGAACATACCCCATGGTAAGTACCATGCCAGCCTTCTAACCCCGTACGTAGGACTTGGTGGTGccattataagtaatcggaaaaGGGGTAGACTCCGGAAAAAACATGAGTGCCAAGCCAGCTCCAGCGCCTTCTGCTGGCTTGTAGGGGGAGGATATAGCGACCACTGTAGTGTCCCCTTCCCCGCACCTCGTGCACGCGGCGTGCCGGGCGGCTATTTTTAG